One Arachis hypogaea cultivar Tifrunner chromosome 2, arahy.Tifrunner.gnm2.J5K5, whole genome shotgun sequence genomic window, TAAGAGGGCATTGAGTGAAGCCTTAGGTATGCGACTAACTTCAAACTTGGGCAAATACTTGGGTGTTCCTCTCCTCCATGGCCATACTAAAACTGAGGactttcagtttattattgataGGATGATGAGTCGGTTGAGTACGTGGAAGGCTCGTAATCTCTCTCTGCAGGCAGAGTTACCTTGACCCAATCGGCTCTAGCTTCAATTCCAACCTATATTATGCAAACCATGAGAATTTTCTTGAAGGTTTGTGATAAGATTGACAGCATATGCAGGAGCTTCGTTTGGGGAGGTAATAACTCTGGTAAGAAAATTCACTTACTTAGCTGGAAAAAGCTATGCTCTCGAAGAAATCTGGAGGCTTGGGGTTTAGATCCGCCAGAGTAATGAACGATGCAAATTTGATGAAACTGGTCTGGAAGTTAATTCATAATAGGGATTCTCTCTGGGTACAGGTCCTTCGCAGTAAATATAGGTGTGGTGATAATATCATCCCTTTGATGAAGCCTCTTCAATGTATGTCTAACGCTTGGAAAGGTATCTCTCACATTTGGAAACAATTTGAGAGGAACCTTATCTGGAGGATTGGTTCAGGTCAGACCGTGGATTTTTGGAAGCATCATTGGATCCCAGGTGTTTATTGCTTGGTGGACTTTGCCCAAACAGAGATAACATCGAACATGAGAGATGAAAAAGTTTGTGACTATGTGGTGAATAATAATTGGAATTATGACCGTATCGGTTACAATTTGGGGGATGATTGGCTCTCCATCTTTGCCTCTATTAAGCCACTAAAAGCGGAGTTCGGTGAGGATTCGATTGCTTGGATGCTAACACCGAATGGGGTGTTCTCCATAAAATCAGCTTGTTCTACCCTTGCCTCCCCTGCTAGTTCTGAGAATGCGAGCCTTTTTACTCGGATATGGAAGTTGGAAGCCCCTCAAAGGCTTCGCAGTTTCTGCTGGTTGGTAGCCAATAATGCACTTCTTACGAATGAGGAGCGTGTTCAGAGAAATATAGCTCAGTCTGCTTTGTGCAGTGTTTGTGGCAGCAACTCAGAATGTTTGCTCCATGTCTTGCGGGACTGTCCAGTCGCATATAGAACATGGAAGAGCATTGATGACAGGTTGGATGCGGAGAATTTCTTCACCAAACCTCTTATCCCTTGGTTGATGGAGAACTTATCTTTCCAATCTCCTTTCAAAGGGGTTCCGTGGCCCCTCATCTTTACTAGTACCTTAAACTTCCTGTGGTTTCGAAGGAACACTTTTGTCTTTGACAATGATAGAGTCCCAGATGAAAGCAAGATTCATGAAATAGCCTGGTATATGGCACAGGACTATCACAGGGCGCATTCTGAGTCTATGCGATCTAGGAGAAGAGTGGGAACTTTTGCAGAGAAGCTCATTAAGTGGCAGCCACCTCCTCTTCCTTTTATCAAGCTGAATTCGGATGGCTCAGTTAGTAAGGATGGCAGAGCAGCTTGTGGTGGTATCCTTAGAGACAGCAATGGTCAATTCTTAGCTTGCTATAGTGCGAATTTGGGTGCATGCACTGTGACTGCAGCTAAGCTTTGGGGCATACTCTTCGGCCTTGAACTAATCATTAACTTGGGACATTCCCATGTTGAAATTGAGGTTGATTCAGCGGTAGCAGTGCAGCTACGTTCTCGGGATTTGGGTAACCTACATTCGGTAGGAACTCTTGTATCAGCAATAAAGATCAGGTGCAACAGACTCAGCAGCTGGACTCTTCACCATGAATTCAAGGAAGAAAACTCTTGTGCCGATAAATTGGCATCTTTTGGTCATAGTTTAAGCTATGGTTGTCATTTCTTTTTTTCATTGCCACCTTATATTTTCTTGCATTTCTTTACTGATGCTGTAGGAACGGTTCACTCCAGAATAGTTTCTGGTTAGTTTtctcctttttgggcgtttagccccattgttaataaaaaaaataaagtaaattacGTACATAACACACGCAACGCAAGAACTTAACACTAGTTACATTAATAagcatttcaaaattcaaaaagacATCGACATTTTAGGGGGAAAAAACGAAAAACCTACCTATATGTCCGATTGGTAAATTGAGAATAGACAAAAGTAGGGGTGGAAGTGGTTGAGCTACTCGACAGAAGATTGTGGCTCGGTTTATTTAAGACTCGGCTCGACTTGGCTTATTTTATTAAACATGTCAGATTTTGACTTTTTGTTAAGGCAGTTAAACGGGCTATTCCGACCCATTTAGACTCGTTTCATTAATTTTGTGGGTTAAATGGACTGGACCGTTTAAACCCGTTTTATTCCGAGCCATAATTTTTCAATTCGGACCGTTTATAGTCGATCCGATGAGTTAAACGGGCAAGTctgtttatccttttattttattttttgaataatattttgacaaaaaatatcacTTCTAGGTCAAAAgtctttataaaataatatttttttagttgatgggttTAATTTTCGAGTCGAATAAAAAgtgttactttttttaaaaaatgtaaaaaaaataaacggGCCACCTGTTTAGCCCGTCATGTTTTTCAGGTTAATCGGGCTTAGCCCATTTAACCCGAAatttaaatgagtttaattttagAGACAAAGCCCACCTATTTAAATGGAAAAACGGGCTGACCCGATAGGTTTGACCAATTTTAACAGCCCTACTTTTTGTAAAATCTATTAGTTAAAAATGTCAAGTTATAAGCTTTAAAACAAGCCCATAAAATTAATTGAGTCGGCTCGtcaaaatattttatgtaaaaataaataattcttaatttagatttataactattcatttatattaaatacaaaataaaactaaaaaaatcaatAGTCAAGACTAGTTAACATTATAgcatttttgttcaaaaaaaagtTTATGAATTATAAGTGTGGTTATGAGATATGACTAACGATTGATATATAAATGAATTATAATttacaaattatgaattataaattttagaatatatttaatatcattttaaattttttcaagttgattattttgaattttaattaacaaaacaaacTTTTCAAATAAGTTTGTgagtttgttaaattttaaataagcCGAAgtcaaatctaaaaaataatctattaaaaaataataaatgtaaacttaaactatttatttataatataaatatactcgTCAAAGTTAAAATTCATACTAAATTTGATCTATTTCTCGCCAAGCAATAATAGCATCTCAAAACTCCATCTTACGCTCAAGAGCTTAAATAAAATTTGTCCTTTAACGCAGGGACGGATACATGGGGGCAAGTAGTGGCCTGGGCCcccaactttttaaaaaaaaataatagtcacTAGTTAAAAGCCCAACCTAATacaaataaaacattaaaatttaaaaaaattcctaAAACTAATGATGTATCTTCACCTTTCCTATTCTTTTCTAATCCTTTTGTTTCCTAACACGCGGCGACGGCGTCCTCAGTCCTCACTTGGTCATACTGCCATTGCCAGTGAagaagatatttattttatttttcaattcttttatataattacataaaattattaattaataaagtaCATTGTTTTATTatggaataatttaattttattcttttgtaTTTACATAGACAAATTATTGACctatttttaagatttattctttcttatttttttattttattttttaataaaattgataGTGATTTagtgaaaaaattattattattgatatttaattaataaaatatatttagacTTTGTTTATTCATGTAAGTATATAATTATTTGAGTTCTTTTTTTTTCAGGTAAAAAGAAATTAGAACATTTTATAATGAAAAAGCaaagtaaaattgatgcaattttTAAGAGAAAAGTTACTGATAATGTTGGAGTTCAAACAAGCCAACCCTCTAATCCTATTTCACAAGAAGGTCAAGTAAGTGAGCTCTCTAATCTTACTCAAAATACATATCACATGAAACTAAAGTACCAAGATTAGAAAGAGATGTTGATATCTCTTTACTAGAAAGGGATCCAGGAAAGCGACGTCCAATTTGGCAGTATAATGTCAATGAACGTGATAAGATTTGTAGAGCATACATAATAGCTGGGCCATACCAACCAACAAATATTAGCTATCCAGCTTCTGGTAATAACAATCACCGTCGATATTTTCAATCTTCTTGGTTTAAGAAATTTCCAAGTTGGTTAGAATATTCACCAGAAAAAGATGCTGCTTATTGTTTGCCTTGCTACTTgtttggtaaacattatggtgctCGCAATGATGGAAAAAATGCATTTTCAGAGTTAGGATTTAGTAACTGGAAGAAAGTAAACAATGAGGTAAATTGTGCATTTGTATGTCATGAGGGTTCTATTCCTAATTCTCCCCATAATTTATGTGTGAAATCTTGTGATGATTTGATGGCTCAATCTAAGCATATAGACAAAGTTCTTGATAGGCATAGTGATGAAACTATTGCAAATAACCGTTTAAGGTTGAAGACATCTATTAATGCTATTCGATGGCTTGCATTTCAAGTATGTGCATTTAGAGGCGATGATGAAAGTCCTGGATCTTTGAATAGGAgaaattttattgagttaattaagCTTTTAGCTTCCTGTAATCAGAATGTTCATAATGTTGTCCTTGAAAATGCTCCTGGAAATGCTCAATATATATCTCCCAGTGTTCAAAAAGATATATTGCATATCTTTGCTAGAAAAGTGCGTGCAACAATTCGAGAAGAAATTGGTGattctaaattttgtataattattgatGAAGCAAGAGATGAGTCAAAGCAAGAACAAATGTCTGTGGTTTTGAGATTTGTAGACAAGCACGGTTGTGTTCAAGAAAGATTTTTTGATCTTATACATATTTCTGATACATGTTCTTTGATATTGAAAACAGAAATTTCATCAGTTCTTTCTCGTTATAATCTTGATATCCAAAATTTTAGGGGACAAGGGTACGATGGAGCTAGTAATATGCGTGGTGAatggaatggattgcaagctctaTTTTTGAAAGATTGCCCTTTTGCTCATTCATTGTCTTGCTCATCGATTACAATTAGCACTTGTTTCTGCAGCCAAAGAAATTTGTTATGTTCATtaattcttttcaaaacttacactAATTGTGAATGTTGTGACTGTTTCTCCTAAACGTCATGATCAGTTAAGGGTTGCTCAAGCAAATAATGTTGCAAACTTAATTGCCAATGATCAAATTGTGACAGGTAGTGGACTTAATTAAATTGGTACTTTGCAAAGAGCTGGAGATACTA contains:
- the LOC140177219 gene encoding uncharacterized protein, whose amino-acid sequence is MLEFKQANPLILFHKKVKAYIIAGPYQPTNISYPASGNNNHRRYFQSSWFKKFPSWLEYSPEKDAAYCLPCYLFGKHYGARNDGKNAFSELGFSNWKKVNNEVNCAFVCHEGSIPNSPHNLCVKSCDDLMAQSKHIDKVLDRHSDETIANNRLRLKTSINAIRWLAFQVCAFRGDDESPGSLNRRNFIELIKLLASCNQNVHNVVLENAPGNAQYISPSVQKDILHIFARKVRATIREEIGDSKFCIIIDEARDESKQEQMSVVLRFVDKHGCVQERFFDLIHISDTCSLILKTEISSVLSRYNLDIQNFRGQGLLCMFDATCEVLEKSTEEGNFSTRGDASAAYDAITSFEFVFVLHLMRNILEVSHDLCQALQRKNQDILNALTLVSTTKTLIQRMRESSWEAFIKEVILFCEKHEVEVPDMNALHIPRRGRTHKIVDQISVEHHYRVNLFLAVIDTQLQEFNGRFNDNMVELLTLSSTLDPRDNYKFSSVNKVCELVERFYPGDFSDQEKFHIRMQAQHYELDVPNHVELTNLCTISELCQGLTKTGKSLTYPLIDRLIRLL